From Alligator mississippiensis isolate rAllMis1 chromosome 9, rAllMis1, whole genome shotgun sequence, one genomic window encodes:
- the MRGBP gene encoding MRG/MORF4L-binding protein isoform X2: MKSCRFPKGSSGLLWGAASLKKCVNRHFHMICIRDKFSQNIGRQISSKVIWDHLSTMYDMQALHESEILPFPNSEKNFILPEEIIQEVKEGKVMIEEEVKEEIKEELEPHAGPDEVYGPSGNLGKATEKPSSKEKDKTSSDSGSKEGADKRKRNRVTEKVLNANSNPSSPSAAKRRRT, from the exons atgaagagctgtcGTTTTCCAAAGGGGTCTTCGGGTCTGTTGTGGGGCGCCGCGAGTCTGAAAAAGT gtGTGAATCGCCACTTCCACATGATTTGTATCCGAGACAAATTCAGTCAAAATATCGGACGTCAGATTTCGTCCAAAGTGATTTGGGACCATCTAAGCACTATGTACGACATGCAAGCACTT caTGAATCTGAGATTCTCCCTTTCCCGAATTCTGAGAAAAACTTCATCCTGCCTGAGGAAATTATTCAAGAGGTGAAAGAAG GAAAAGTAATGATTGAAGAAGAGGtgaaggaagaaataaaagaagAGCTAGAACCTCATGCAGGTCCAGATGAAG TTTATGGACCTTCAGGAAACTTGGGAAAAGCAACTGAAAAACCAAGCAGCAAAGAGAAAGACAAGACCTCATCAGATTCTGGGTCTAAAGAAGGAGCTGATAAGAGGAAACGTAACAGAGTCACTGAAAAGGTCTTAAATGCAAATAGCAATCCCTCCAGTCCAAGTGCTGCTAAACGGCGCAGAACATGA
- the MRGBP gene encoding MRG/MORF4L-binding protein isoform X1 yields the protein MGEAEGGSAEKPPAPAAAGGAGPEAGAAAEEAAVVWSPEVEVCLFHAMLGHKPVGVNRHFHMICIRDKFSQNIGRQISSKVIWDHLSTMYDMQALHESEILPFPNSEKNFILPEEIIQEVKEGKVMIEEEVKEEIKEELEPHAGPDEVYGPSGNLGKATEKPSSKEKDKTSSDSGSKEGADKRKRNRVTEKVLNANSNPSSPSAAKRRRT from the exons aTGGGGGAGGCGGAGGGCGGCTCGGCGGAGAAGCCCCCGGCGCCGGCAGCGGCGGGGGGAGCGGGGCCGGAGGCCGGCGCGGCGGCCGAGGAGGCGGCggtggtgtggagccccgagGTGGAGGTCTGCCTCTTCCACGCCATGCTGGGCCACAAGCCCGTGG gtGTGAATCGCCACTTCCACATGATTTGTATCCGAGACAAATTCAGTCAAAATATCGGACGTCAGATTTCGTCCAAAGTGATTTGGGACCATCTAAGCACTATGTACGACATGCAAGCACTT caTGAATCTGAGATTCTCCCTTTCCCGAATTCTGAGAAAAACTTCATCCTGCCTGAGGAAATTATTCAAGAGGTGAAAGAAG GAAAAGTAATGATTGAAGAAGAGGtgaaggaagaaataaaagaagAGCTAGAACCTCATGCAGGTCCAGATGAAG TTTATGGACCTTCAGGAAACTTGGGAAAAGCAACTGAAAAACCAAGCAGCAAAGAGAAAGACAAGACCTCATCAGATTCTGGGTCTAAAGAAGGAGCTGATAAGAGGAAACGTAACAGAGTCACTGAAAAGGTCTTAAATGCAAATAGCAATCCCTCCAGTCCAAGTGCTGCTAAACGGCGCAGAACATGA